One window from the genome of Mumia sp. ZJ1417 encodes:
- the ligA gene encoding NAD-dependent DNA ligase LigA, translated as MPSLDEPDTDQPIESPPDEAAARARHAELSETIEQARTRYFVDDTPTISDAEYDRHMVELREIEDEFPQLRTPDSPTQTVGGTVSEAFSAVRHRRRMESLDNCFSFEELAAWGARVEKEAGTESDFLVELKVDGLAINLTYEQGRLVRAATRGDGTVGEDVTANVRTIEGIPHRLTPSDDHPVPALLEVRGEIFFPTQAFEEFNTAWSEAGNTPFSNPRNAAAGSLRQKDPRVTATRPLRMVCHGIGDREGYVPERQSEAYAALAAWGLPTSDRMKVLPTMGEVEEFISYYGEHRHDVEHDIDGIVIKVDQIALQRALGSTSRAPRWAIAYKYPPEEVNTTLLEIRVNVGRTGRVTPYGVMVPVFVSGSTVEMATLHNASEVARKNVRPGDTVVLRKAGDVIPEIVGPVLALRPDDAEPWVMPTTCPSCGTDLAPAKEGDADLRCPNTRHCPAQLRERLFHVGSRGALDIEVLGYEAASALLDAEVLEDEGRLFALDEADLLRVPLFTRAAKKAEKEAGADDRVLSANGRRFLDNLGNAKQQPLWRVIVALSIRHVGPTAARALAAELGSIDAIRAADAETLAAVDGVGPTIAASVAEWFTVPWHCEIVEQWAAAGVRMADERDESITRTLEGMTIVVTGSLQGFTRDEAKEAILARGGKSAGSVSKKTSFVVVGEAAGSKAAKAEELGLTILDEEGFVDLLRDGPPAVDDDAADGDAADA; from the coding sequence GTGCCCAGCTTGGATGAACCCGATACGGATCAGCCCATCGAGAGCCCGCCCGACGAGGCCGCCGCGCGGGCGCGCCATGCCGAGCTGAGCGAGACCATCGAGCAGGCACGCACCCGCTACTTCGTCGACGACACCCCGACGATCTCCGACGCCGAGTACGACCGCCACATGGTCGAGCTGCGCGAGATCGAGGACGAATTCCCCCAGCTGCGGACCCCGGACTCACCGACGCAGACCGTCGGAGGAACGGTCTCCGAGGCGTTCTCGGCCGTGCGCCACCGCCGCCGCATGGAGAGCCTCGACAACTGCTTCTCGTTCGAGGAGCTCGCCGCCTGGGGCGCGCGCGTCGAGAAGGAGGCGGGGACCGAGAGCGACTTCCTGGTCGAGCTCAAGGTCGACGGACTCGCGATCAACCTGACGTACGAGCAGGGTCGCCTCGTACGAGCGGCGACACGCGGCGACGGCACGGTCGGCGAGGACGTCACGGCGAACGTCCGCACGATCGAGGGCATCCCACACCGGCTGACACCCTCTGACGACCACCCGGTGCCCGCGCTGCTCGAGGTGCGCGGTGAGATCTTCTTCCCGACGCAGGCGTTCGAGGAGTTCAACACCGCCTGGAGCGAAGCCGGCAACACCCCGTTCTCCAATCCCCGCAACGCCGCCGCGGGGTCGCTGCGCCAGAAGGACCCGCGTGTCACCGCGACGCGCCCGCTGCGGATGGTCTGCCACGGCATCGGCGACCGCGAGGGCTACGTCCCCGAGCGGCAGTCCGAGGCGTACGCCGCGCTGGCCGCCTGGGGGCTGCCGACCAGCGACCGGATGAAGGTCCTCCCGACGATGGGCGAGGTCGAGGAGTTCATCAGCTATTACGGCGAGCACCGCCACGACGTCGAGCACGACATCGACGGCATCGTCATCAAGGTCGACCAGATCGCACTCCAGCGCGCGCTCGGCTCGACCTCGCGGGCGCCGCGGTGGGCGATCGCCTACAAGTACCCGCCCGAGGAGGTCAACACGACGCTCCTTGAGATCCGCGTCAACGTCGGCCGGACGGGTCGGGTCACCCCGTACGGCGTGATGGTGCCGGTGTTCGTGTCCGGCTCGACCGTCGAGATGGCGACGCTGCACAACGCGTCCGAGGTGGCCCGCAAGAACGTCCGCCCCGGCGACACCGTCGTCCTGCGCAAGGCCGGTGACGTGATCCCGGAGATCGTCGGGCCCGTCCTCGCGCTGCGTCCGGACGACGCCGAGCCGTGGGTGATGCCGACGACCTGCCCGTCCTGCGGGACTGACCTCGCACCCGCCAAGGAGGGCGACGCCGACCTGCGGTGCCCCAACACGCGCCACTGCCCGGCCCAGCTCCGCGAGCGGTTGTTCCACGTCGGCAGCCGGGGTGCGCTCGACATCGAGGTGCTGGGCTATGAGGCCGCGAGCGCCCTGCTCGACGCAGAGGTGCTCGAGGACGAGGGGCGGCTGTTCGCGCTCGACGAGGCCGACCTGCTGCGCGTCCCGCTGTTCACCCGCGCCGCCAAGAAGGCTGAGAAGGAGGCCGGTGCGGACGATCGTGTGCTGTCGGCCAACGGGCGCAGGTTCCTCGACAACCTCGGCAACGCCAAGCAGCAGCCCCTGTGGCGGGTGATCGTCGCGCTGTCGATCCGCCATGTCGGGCCGACCGCCGCTCGCGCGCTGGCCGCCGAGCTCGGCAGCATCGACGCGATCCGCGCGGCCGACGCCGAGACGCTCGCCGCCGTCGACGGGGTCGGCCCGACGATCGCCGCCTCGGTGGCGGAGTGGTTCACGGTTCCGTGGCACTGCGAGATCGTCGAGCAGTGGGCGGCCGCCGGCGTGCGCATGGCCGACGAGCGGGACGAGTCGATCACCCGGACGCTCGAAGGCATGACGATCGTCGTCACGGGCTCGCTCCAGGGATTCACCCGGGACGAGGCCAAGGAGGCGATCCTGGCGCGCGGTGGCAAGTCCGCCGGGTCGGTCTCCAAGAAGACGAGCTTCGTGGTGGTCGGAGAGGCAGCGGGCTCCAAGGCGGCCAAGGCCGAGGAGCTGGGGCTGACGATCCTCGACGAGGAGGGGTTCGTCGATCTGCTGCGTGACGGGCCGCCAGCGGTGGACGACGACGCTGCGGACGGCGACGCTGCGGACGCCTGA
- a CDS encoding class I SAM-dependent methyltransferase encodes MGWYREHVVPRIVDVACGTKNTDPSRERACTGLSGDVVEIGFGSGLNTRFYPPSVRSVAAVEPADLAWRLAQPRVQASTVPIRRVGLDGQALPLADDSFDAALSTWTMCTIPDLDAALAELRRVLRPGGTLHFVEHGLAPDESVRRWQHRLEPVQKRVAGGCHLTREIVDSITDAGFEVAEVDSFYEEGAPKFFAALSVGVAVNPPAVTAP; translated from the coding sequence ATGGGCTGGTATCGCGAGCACGTGGTCCCCCGCATCGTCGACGTCGCGTGCGGCACGAAGAACACCGACCCCTCCCGCGAGCGCGCGTGCACGGGACTGTCGGGCGACGTGGTCGAGATCGGGTTCGGGAGCGGCCTCAACACCCGCTTCTACCCACCCTCCGTACGCTCGGTCGCCGCCGTCGAGCCGGCTGACCTCGCGTGGCGGCTGGCGCAGCCACGCGTCCAGGCGTCCACGGTCCCGATCCGGCGGGTCGGGCTCGACGGCCAGGCGCTGCCGCTGGCGGACGACTCGTTCGACGCCGCGCTGAGCACGTGGACGATGTGCACGATCCCGGATCTCGACGCCGCCCTCGCCGAGCTGCGGCGCGTCCTACGTCCCGGTGGCACGCTCCACTTCGTCGAGCACGGCCTCGCCCCGGACGAGTCCGTACGCCGCTGGCAGCACCGCCTCGAGCCGGTCCAGAAGCGGGTCGCCGGCGGCTGTCACCTCACGCGCGAGATCGTCGACAGCATCACCGACGCCGGGTTCGAGGTCGCGGAGGTCGACAGCTTCTATGAGGAGGGCGCGCCGAAGTTCTTCGCAGCGCTCTCGGTCGGCGTCGCCGTCAACCCTCCCGCCGTCACCGCACCTTGA
- a CDS encoding Ig-like domain repeat protein, with amino-acid sequence MTSRIKTAFAVLPLAVAGLVAIPVISWSETVVVGTTPDPHRHTLASYAVDGAQGPSTEPPVEGALAQDGTPAPDPTREVATAVDTPKLPTDEFRVAGVTWDAGSVEGEVLTYVRTREESGWTDWYRLDDVSDDGPDPGTREAAKARAGTAPLIVGPSDAVQVKVATSDGDAPADVQVDLLDLGSTTTKEAKPLAAAEAATPMPTIRSRATWGADERIRDKSAPDYGKVQGAVVHHTAGSNSYTQAEVPSVIRAIYAYHVKALKWRDIGYNVVVDKWGRAWEGRWGGLTRNVVGAHALNNNTTTFGVSVLGNFESAAASSAVVETVSRVIAWKFSLNHVVPTGTRTFTTNRGKKVVKPKIVGHRDVGQTACPGRNLYAKMGTIRTRVNAVMKNSGLKPTITASAVPTTYTVGGNRTDVAVGVTAAGRVPTGSVQIFDTQRGDVLGETTLDAAGEASIKLPKLMYAGARRLAVLYSGDAAVAWGQSGTFVVSVVRAATTTSATYDKTSVTSGDQVTARVTVNGANVKPRGTVTILSGSTVMGRATVAMSSTGDFSTATVRLRRDLAAGTHRLVARYDGHYAIAPSSATSAATLAVAKGRSALSASYVGVPRWRAQPVLRVRAAANGQHPTGTVVVREGGRVVGQKALSGGYADVRLPANRTKRRTVTVSYGGSANLHAAPTISKAATIHKAKLKVSRKLSAKKVKRGKKVVLRVKATAPGYSRITGRVSVYRGGKVLRSAKMTKKLNNKVTIRIPTSRKGTQKLRVQIDPNGYVLPYRSKTLTLKVR; translated from the coding sequence ATGACGTCTCGGATCAAGACTGCGTTCGCCGTGCTGCCACTGGCGGTGGCAGGGCTCGTCGCGATCCCGGTGATCTCGTGGAGCGAGACGGTGGTGGTCGGCACGACACCGGATCCGCATCGCCACACGCTCGCCTCGTACGCGGTCGACGGCGCGCAGGGACCGAGCACCGAGCCACCGGTCGAGGGTGCGCTTGCCCAGGACGGGACGCCCGCGCCTGATCCCACCCGTGAGGTCGCGACCGCCGTCGACACCCCGAAGCTGCCGACCGACGAGTTCCGCGTCGCCGGTGTCACCTGGGACGCGGGCTCGGTCGAGGGAGAGGTCCTCACGTACGTCCGGACGCGCGAGGAGTCGGGCTGGACCGACTGGTACAGGCTGGACGACGTCTCCGACGACGGCCCTGACCCGGGCACCCGCGAGGCCGCGAAGGCCCGCGCCGGCACCGCCCCGCTGATCGTCGGCCCGTCGGACGCCGTCCAGGTGAAGGTCGCCACGTCCGACGGCGACGCCCCTGCGGACGTCCAGGTCGATCTCCTCGACCTCGGCAGCACGACCACCAAGGAGGCGAAGCCGCTCGCCGCTGCGGAGGCCGCGACGCCGATGCCGACCATCCGCTCGCGCGCGACGTGGGGTGCCGACGAGCGGATCCGCGACAAGTCCGCGCCCGACTACGGCAAGGTGCAGGGTGCGGTCGTCCACCACACAGCCGGCTCCAACTCCTATACGCAGGCCGAGGTGCCCTCGGTCATCCGGGCGATCTACGCCTACCACGTGAAGGCGCTGAAGTGGCGTGACATCGGCTACAACGTCGTCGTCGACAAGTGGGGCCGGGCGTGGGAGGGCCGCTGGGGCGGTCTGACCCGCAACGTGGTGGGTGCACACGCGCTCAACAACAACACCACGACCTTCGGCGTCTCGGTCCTCGGCAACTTCGAGTCGGCCGCTGCCTCGTCGGCGGTCGTCGAGACCGTCTCGCGCGTCATCGCCTGGAAGTTCTCGCTCAACCACGTCGTCCCGACCGGCACCCGGACGTTCACGACCAACAGGGGCAAGAAGGTCGTCAAGCCCAAGATCGTCGGCCACCGCGACGTCGGCCAGACGGCCTGCCCAGGACGCAACCTCTACGCCAAGATGGGCACGATCCGCACCAGGGTCAACGCCGTCATGAAGAACTCCGGGCTCAAGCCGACGATCACCGCCTCGGCGGTCCCGACGACCTACACCGTCGGCGGCAACCGCACGGACGTCGCCGTCGGGGTCACTGCCGCCGGCCGGGTCCCGACGGGCTCGGTCCAGATCTTCGACACCCAGCGTGGCGACGTGCTCGGCGAGACCACCCTTGACGCGGCCGGCGAGGCGTCGATCAAGCTGCCGAAGCTGATGTATGCCGGCGCGCGCCGCCTGGCCGTGCTCTACAGCGGCGACGCCGCGGTCGCCTGGGGGCAGAGCGGGACGTTCGTCGTCTCCGTGGTCCGCGCGGCGACGACCACGTCGGCGACGTACGACAAGACCTCGGTCACCTCGGGCGACCAGGTGACGGCGCGCGTCACGGTGAACGGGGCCAACGTCAAGCCGCGCGGAACGGTGACGATCCTGTCCGGCTCGACGGTCATGGGACGGGCGACCGTGGCGATGTCGTCGACGGGAGACTTCTCCACCGCCACGGTGAGGCTGCGCCGAGACCTCGCCGCCGGGACGCACCGCCTCGTCGCCCGGTACGACGGCCACTACGCGATCGCGCCGTCGTCGGCGACGAGCGCGGCGACCCTTGCGGTGGCGAAGGGACGCAGCGCCCTCTCGGCCTCGTACGTGGGCGTGCCGCGCTGGCGGGCTCAGCCGGTGCTGCGCGTGCGTGCGGCCGCCAACGGCCAGCATCCCACCGGGACCGTCGTCGTCCGCGAGGGCGGCAGGGTCGTGGGCCAGAAGGCGCTGTCCGGCGGCTACGCCGACGTGCGTCTGCCCGCGAACCGCACCAAGCGCCGTACGGTGACGGTCTCGTACGGAGGGTCCGCCAACCTTCACGCGGCGCCGACGATCTCGAAGGCGGCGACGATCCACAAGGCCAAGCTCAAGGTCTCCCGCAAGCTCAGCGCCAAGAAGGTCAAGCGCGGCAAGAAGGTCGTCCTCCGGGTGAAAGCGACGGCGCCGGGCTACTCGCGCATCACCGGACGGGTCTCGGTCTATCGGGGTGGCAAGGTGCTGCGCTCGGCCAAGATGACCAAGAAGCTCAACAACAAGGTCACGATCCGCATCCCGACCTCGCGCAAGGGCACCCAGAAGCTCCGGGTGCAGATCGACCCGAACGGCTACGTCCTCCCGTACCGGTCCAAGACGCTCACGCTCAAGGTGCGGTGA
- a CDS encoding methionine synthase — MRATGVGSMPGEDFRGVVRFVAETCPDLPFLPELPARGDGAGMTGRGAALLDGIGADLQPAGWRLTDNPGHDQRRARSLLAQDLDVLEEELQGYEGDLKVQVPGPWTLAATMERPRGDRVLADHGARRELAQSLASGIGAHVLEVGRRVAGASVVVQVDEPGVRAVLDGQIPTASGIGRHRRIHEPEADAALREVVREIRGAGGRPVVHSCASDIPVTLLSGAGFEAVSFDLRLVAPRSYDAFAAVFETGVDLWPGIPDTHLDPSALRRTADAFFAALGFGDADVIPRAVLTPTCGLAGSPPDQARRILKVLADAAHL; from the coding sequence ATGAGAGCCACCGGTGTCGGATCGATGCCGGGGGAGGACTTCCGGGGTGTCGTGCGGTTCGTCGCCGAGACGTGCCCCGACCTCCCCTTCCTGCCCGAGCTCCCTGCACGCGGCGACGGTGCGGGCATGACCGGGCGCGGCGCGGCCCTGCTCGACGGGATCGGCGCCGACCTCCAGCCCGCAGGGTGGCGGCTCACCGACAACCCGGGGCACGACCAGCGCCGGGCACGGTCGCTGCTCGCGCAGGACCTCGACGTCCTCGAGGAGGAGCTGCAGGGGTACGAGGGCGACCTCAAGGTCCAGGTCCCTGGCCCGTGGACCCTCGCTGCCACGATGGAGCGACCGCGCGGCGACCGCGTCCTCGCCGACCACGGTGCGCGCCGCGAGCTCGCCCAGTCGTTGGCCTCCGGCATCGGCGCCCACGTCCTCGAGGTGGGGCGACGGGTCGCCGGCGCCTCGGTCGTCGTCCAGGTCGACGAGCCGGGCGTACGGGCCGTCCTCGACGGGCAGATCCCCACCGCCAGCGGGATCGGTCGGCACCGCCGCATCCACGAGCCGGAGGCTGACGCCGCACTTCGCGAGGTCGTCCGCGAGATCCGCGGCGCAGGAGGCCGTCCGGTCGTGCACAGCTGTGCCTCCGACATCCCGGTCACCCTCCTGAGCGGGGCGGGCTTCGAGGCGGTCTCGTTCGACCTCCGGCTCGTGGCGCCTCGGTCGTACGACGCGTTCGCCGCCGTCTTCGAGACGGGCGTGGACCTCTGGCCGGGTATTCCCGACACGCATCTCGATCCGAGCGCGCTGCGCCGTACGGCCGACGCGTTCTTCGCCGCCCTGGGTTTCGGTGACGCCGACGTGATCCCCAGGGCGGTGCTCACGCCCACCTGCGGGCTGGCCGGAAGCCCTCCTGACCAGGCACGACGTATCTTGAAGGTGCTCGCGGACGCGGCACACCTCTGA
- the mnmA gene encoding tRNA 2-thiouridine(34) synthase MnmA, with product MRVIAAMSGGVDSAVAAARAKDAGHDVTGVHLALSRNPKSYRTGARGCCSIEDSNDARRAADAIGIPFYVWDMSDEFHDEVVEDFVAEYTAGRTPNPCLRCNEKIKFAAVLDRALALGFDAVVTGHYARLEPGADGVVAMHRAADHAKDQSYVLGVLTADQLAHSLFPLGTDTKDEVRREAERRGLQVAHKPDSHDICFVADGDTPGWLHDKLGTKPGVIVDEAGEVLRAHDGAFAYTIGQRRGLRLGHPAADGRPRFVLDIEPVSGTVTVGPREHLAVGVIEGIRPLWCGTPPEGEVDCTVQLRAHGDEHRATVRVERRDDGDRVHLTLHDPAYGIAPGQAAVLYDGTRVVGSATIAATTRADATASATER from the coding sequence ATGCGCGTCATCGCCGCGATGTCCGGCGGGGTCGACTCCGCCGTCGCCGCCGCGCGCGCCAAGGACGCGGGCCACGACGTGACCGGCGTCCACCTCGCCCTCTCGCGCAACCCGAAGTCCTACCGGACCGGCGCCCGCGGCTGCTGCTCGATCGAGGACAGCAACGACGCCCGCCGCGCCGCCGACGCCATCGGCATCCCGTTCTACGTGTGGGACATGAGCGACGAGTTCCACGACGAGGTCGTCGAGGACTTCGTTGCCGAGTACACCGCCGGCCGTACGCCCAACCCGTGCCTGCGCTGCAACGAGAAGATCAAGTTCGCCGCCGTCCTCGACCGGGCGCTCGCGCTCGGGTTCGACGCCGTCGTCACCGGGCACTATGCGCGGCTCGAGCCCGGGGCCGACGGCGTGGTCGCGATGCACCGCGCTGCCGACCACGCCAAGGACCAGTCGTACGTGCTCGGCGTGCTCACTGCCGACCAGCTCGCGCACTCGCTCTTCCCGCTGGGCACCGACACCAAGGACGAGGTACGCCGTGAGGCCGAGCGTCGCGGGCTCCAGGTGGCCCACAAGCCCGACAGCCACGACATCTGCTTCGTCGCCGACGGTGACACCCCCGGGTGGCTCCACGACAAGCTCGGCACGAAGCCGGGCGTGATCGTCGACGAGGCCGGCGAGGTCCTGCGCGCGCACGACGGCGCCTTCGCCTACACGATCGGGCAGCGCCGCGGGCTGCGGCTCGGGCACCCCGCCGCCGACGGCAGGCCGCGCTTCGTCCTCGACATCGAGCCGGTCTCCGGCACCGTGACGGTCGGTCCGCGCGAGCACCTCGCGGTCGGGGTGATCGAGGGGATCCGGCCGCTGTGGTGCGGCACGCCGCCCGAGGGCGAGGTCGACTGCACGGTCCAGCTGCGCGCGCACGGCGACGAGCACCGCGCGACCGTACGCGTCGAACGCCGCGACGACGGCGATCGCGTCCACCTCACCCTTCACGACCCCGCGTACGGGATCGCACCCGGCCAGGCGGCTGTCCTGTACGACGGCACGCGCGTCGTCGGGTCCGCGACCATCGCCGCGACGACCCGCGCCGACGCCACCGCTTCCGCAACCGAGCGGTGA
- a CDS encoding cysteine desulfurase family protein produces MTSVPTPITYLDHAATTPMVPEAIAAMNATMLQGGNPSSLHGSGRAARRTVEEARELIAHRIGARPSEVVFMSGGTEADNLAVKGLYWSRRSADPARRRVIASAVEHHALLDPLTWLAKDEGAVADLAVVDGRCRLDVDAFRAQLERDPADVALVSCMWANNEVGTVQPIADIVALASDYGIPVHSDAVQAIGHLPVDFAASGLDAMTVSSHKLGGPTGVGALIVRRELDAVPLLHGGGQERDLRSGTLNTAAIAAFAAALDLAVGRRDEEAARLETLRMHLVDGLPTAIPEAVVNGDPEAGPEHRLPHVAHVTFPGAEGDSLLMLLDAQGIECSTGSACSAGIPQASHVLLAMGMDELAARGSLRFSLGHTSTEADVDRLLTALPGVYERARAAARVGARA; encoded by the coding sequence ATGACTTCCGTGCCGACTCCGATCACGTACCTCGACCACGCGGCCACCACGCCGATGGTTCCCGAGGCGATCGCGGCAATGAACGCGACGATGCTCCAGGGCGGCAACCCCTCGTCGTTGCACGGCTCCGGACGCGCCGCCCGGCGTACGGTCGAGGAGGCCCGCGAGCTGATCGCGCACCGGATCGGCGCCCGTCCGAGCGAGGTCGTCTTCATGTCCGGCGGCACGGAGGCCGACAACCTCGCCGTCAAGGGCCTGTACTGGTCGCGACGCAGTGCCGATCCCGCCCGTCGCCGTGTCATCGCCTCGGCCGTCGAGCACCACGCGCTGCTCGACCCGCTGACCTGGCTCGCCAAGGACGAGGGCGCCGTCGCCGACCTCGCGGTGGTCGACGGGCGGTGCCGCCTCGACGTCGACGCCTTCCGCGCGCAGCTCGAGCGCGATCCCGCCGACGTCGCGCTCGTCAGCTGCATGTGGGCCAACAACGAGGTCGGGACGGTTCAGCCGATCGCCGACATCGTCGCCCTCGCTTCCGACTACGGCATCCCCGTCCACAGCGACGCCGTCCAGGCGATCGGGCACCTGCCGGTCGACTTCGCCGCCAGCGGCCTCGACGCGATGACGGTCTCGTCTCACAAGCTCGGCGGGCCGACCGGGGTCGGCGCGCTCATCGTCCGCCGTGAGCTCGACGCCGTCCCTCTGCTGCACGGCGGCGGGCAGGAGCGCGACCTGCGCTCCGGCACGCTCAACACCGCCGCGATCGCCGCGTTTGCGGCCGCCCTCGACCTCGCCGTCGGCCGTCGCGACGAAGAGGCGGCGCGCCTCGAGACCCTGCGTATGCACCTGGTCGACGGGCTCCCTACGGCGATCCCGGAGGCGGTCGTCAACGGGGACCCCGAGGCGGGGCCTGAGCACCGGCTCCCGCACGTCGCCCACGTGACGTTCCCGGGAGCCGAGGGCGACTCCTTGCTCATGCTGCTCGACGCCCAGGGCATCGAGTGCTCGACGGGGTCGGCCTGCTCTGCGGGTATCCCTCAGGCCAGCCACGTCCTTCTCGCCATGGGCATGGACGAGCTCGCGGCCCGTGGCTCGCTGCGCTTCAGCCTCGGCCACACCAGCACCGAGGCGGACGTCGACCGCCTGCTCACCGCCCTTCCCGGTGTGTACGAGCGGGCGCGTGCCGCCGCCCGGGTCGGGGCGAGGGCCTGA
- a CDS encoding aldo/keto reductase — protein MSTTFDIDGVGTVNRLGFGAMRITGPGIWGEPADREVARTVVRRAVELGVDFIDTADSYGPFVSEEIIAEALAPYAPGVVVATKAGLVRTGPDEWWPVGRREYLQQQVEMSLRRLRTDVIDLFQLHRIDTKTPRAEQFETLAQLREDGKVRAVGLSQVTVADIEEARSYVPVVTVQNRYNLVDRSSADVLDYCTEHGIGFIPWAPVDAGDLASPDGPVDQAAKAYDATPAQVALAWLLQTSPVMLPIPGTGSVAHLEENLAAAELVLDAATVAELDAAA, from the coding sequence ATGAGCACGACGTTCGACATCGACGGTGTGGGCACGGTCAACCGGCTCGGCTTCGGAGCCATGCGCATCACCGGCCCCGGAATCTGGGGAGAGCCCGCCGACCGTGAGGTCGCCCGGACGGTCGTACGGCGCGCCGTCGAGCTCGGCGTCGACTTCATCGACACCGCCGACTCGTACGGGCCGTTTGTGAGCGAGGAGATCATCGCCGAGGCGCTGGCGCCGTACGCCCCGGGCGTGGTCGTGGCGACCAAGGCCGGCCTCGTACGGACTGGTCCGGACGAGTGGTGGCCCGTGGGCCGCCGCGAGTACCTCCAGCAGCAGGTCGAGATGAGCCTGCGCCGCCTGCGCACCGACGTCATCGACCTGTTCCAGCTGCACCGGATCGACACGAAGACGCCGCGCGCGGAGCAGTTCGAGACCCTCGCCCAGCTGCGCGAGGACGGCAAGGTGCGGGCCGTCGGGCTGTCGCAGGTCACCGTGGCCGACATCGAGGAGGCGCGGTCGTACGTCCCGGTGGTGACGGTCCAGAACCGCTACAACCTGGTCGACCGCTCGTCGGCCGACGTGCTCGACTACTGCACCGAGCACGGCATCGGCTTCATCCCGTGGGCACCGGTCGACGCCGGCGACCTCGCCTCGCCGGACGGGCCGGTCGATCAGGCGGCGAAGGCGTACGACGCCACGCCCGCACAGGTGGCGCTGGCGTGGCTGCTGCAGACCTCGCCGGTGATGCTGCCGATCCCGGGGACGGGGTCGGTCGCGCACCTGGAGGAGAACCTGGCGGCCGCTGAGCTCGTCCTCGACGCGGCGACCGTGGCCGAGCTCGACGCGGCGGCCTAG
- a CDS encoding LLM class F420-dependent oxidoreductase codes for MDVSLHLPRFDVPGGATAIAPTYAEVGAIADGGGLRALSVMDHYFQMEHYAGGAPDPMLEAYTTLAFLAARTERVGLQVLVTGVPYRHPGLLAKIVASLDVLSGGRAGLGIGAGWYEREQRGLGVPVWPAGERLARLEETLQIVVQMFGDDDGPYEGRYYRLAETLCSPKPLGPVPVMVGGGGERKTLRLAAQYGDACNLFAQPGYGTDGVAHKLAVLREHCDAVGRPYEEIRKTILWNGPVPFDGAFTDTLASYAEVGFDEVFVMPLEPDLVAFARGVVEHVVEPAAGL; via the coding sequence ATGGACGTCTCGCTGCACCTCCCGCGCTTCGACGTCCCGGGAGGTGCAACGGCGATCGCGCCGACGTACGCCGAGGTGGGCGCGATCGCGGACGGCGGCGGTCTGCGGGCGCTGTCGGTGATGGACCACTACTTCCAGATGGAGCACTACGCCGGCGGTGCGCCCGACCCGATGCTCGAGGCGTACACGACCCTCGCGTTCCTCGCGGCGCGGACGGAGCGCGTGGGGTTGCAGGTGCTCGTCACCGGTGTCCCGTACCGCCACCCCGGGCTCCTCGCGAAGATCGTCGCGTCGCTCGACGTCCTCAGCGGAGGCCGGGCGGGTCTCGGCATCGGCGCGGGCTGGTACGAGCGCGAGCAGCGTGGGCTCGGCGTGCCCGTGTGGCCGGCGGGCGAGCGGCTGGCGCGGCTCGAGGAGACGCTGCAGATCGTGGTGCAGATGTTCGGCGACGACGACGGGCCGTACGAGGGTCGCTACTACAGGCTCGCTGAGACGCTGTGCTCCCCGAAGCCGCTCGGGCCCGTGCCCGTGATGGTCGGCGGAGGCGGCGAGCGCAAGACGCTGCGGCTGGCGGCGCAGTACGGGGACGCGTGCAACCTGTTTGCGCAGCCGGGGTACGGGACCGACGGCGTCGCGCACAAGCTCGCCGTCCTGCGCGAGCACTGCGACGCGGTCGGGCGACCGTACGAGGAGATCCGCAAGACGATCCTCTGGAACGGGCCGGTGCCGTTCGACGGTGCGTTCACCGACACCCTCGCCTCGTACGCGGAGGTCGGCTTCGACGAGGTGTTCGTGATGCCGCTGGAGCCGGACCTGGTCGCGTTCGCGCGCGGGGTCGTCGAGCACGTCGTGGAGCCCGCGGCCGGGTTGTAG